DNA from Kitasatospora acidiphila:
AGCGGGTCGCTGCCGGGCTGCGGGCCCGCGGTCTCCAGGATCTGACCGGTGACCAGCCGCTCGAAGGCGTCGGCCTGGATCCGGACGGCCTCGGGGCCGAGGTCGGCCAGCACCTGGGAGGCCCGGGAGAACAGGAAGTCGCCGGTGAGGATGGCCACCGAGTTGTCCCAGCGGGCGTTGGCGCTGGGCGCGCCGCGGCGCACCGGGGCCTCGTCCATCACGTCGTCGTGGTACAGGGTGGCGAGGTGGGTCAGCTCCACCACCACGGCGGCCGGCACCACGCCCGGCGCGCTCGGGTTGCCGAACTGGGCGGCGAGCATGACCAGCAGCGGGCGGAACCTCTTGCCGCCGGCCTCGATCAGATGGCTCGCGGTGACGGTGATGAACGAGATGTCGCTCTTGACGGCCTCGGCGAGGGCGGCCTCCACCGCCTCCATCCCGGCCCGGACGTCACGGGTCAGATCGCGGTCCTCCACGCCGAGCCCGAAGAGTCCTCCTACGACGGTCACGAAGACCACTCCTGTCGCCGGTCGATCATGCGGTCCGGTCCCTGTTGCGGCCGCTGCCATCACCAGCAGCGTATCGGGTCACGAATGGATCACTGTACGGGCGTGCGGGTAAGGAGGGGAACGCGCCGCCGGGCCCGGGGCCGAATGCCCCGGACCCGGCTGTTCACGGCTCGTTCAGCGGACGAACACACGGTCCGTCGGCCCGCCGCGACGCCGCCGCCCGTTCAGCGGACGAACGTCGACGCCTTGGACGCCAGATCCAGGAAGTACTGCGGCGCGAGGCCGAGCACCAGGGTGGCGGCCACCGCGACCGAGATCACCGTTGCCGTCGCGGTGCTCGGGATCACCACGGCGGGCCCGTTCGGCTGCGGGTCGGAGAAGAACATCAGCACGATCACCCGGATGTAGAAGAACGCGGCCACCGCCGAGCTCAGCACACCCACGATCACCAGCGGGGTGGCCCCGCCCGCCGCCGCGGCCTGGAACACCGCGAACTTCCCGGTGAAGCCCGCCGTCAGCGGGATCCCGGCGAAGGAGAGCAGGAAGAGCGCGAAGACCGCGGCCAGCAGCGGCGAGCGCCGCCCCAGCCCGGCCCAGCTGGACAGGTGGGTCGCCTCGCCCCGCGAGTCGCGCACCAGGGTGACCGCCGCGAACGCGCCGAGGGTGACCAGGGAGTAGGCCAGCAGGTAGAAGAGGACCGCGCCGACGCCCTGCCGGTTGGTGGCGATCACGCCGGTCAGCAGGAACCCGGCGTGGGCGATCGAGGAGTAGGCGAGCAGCCGCTTCACGTCCTGCTGGGTGACCGCCAGGACGGCGCCGGCCACCATGGTCAGGATCGCGACGCCCCACATCACCGGGCGCCAGTCCCACCGCAGTCCGGGGAAGGCCACGTAGAAGATCCGCAGCAGCGCGCCGAACGCGGCGACCTTGGTGGCCGCGGCCATGAAGCCGGTGACCGGGGTCGGGGCGCCCTGGTAGACGTCCGGCGTCCAGGCGTGGAACGGCACCGCGCCGACCTTGAACAGCAGGCCGACCGCCAGCATCGCCAGCCCGATCAGCAGGAGCGCGTCGCTCTGGGTGGTGATCGCCAGCGCCGGGGTGACCGGTGCGGTCCCGGAGATCGCGTCGGCGATCTCCGGCAGCCGGAAGCTGCCCGAGTAGCCGTACAGCAACGCGCTGCCGAACAGGAAGAACGCCGAGGAGAAGGAGCCCAGCAGGAAGTACTTGACCGCCGCCTCCTGGGAGAGCAGCCGGCGGCGCCGGGCCAGCGCGCAGAGCAGGTAGAGCGGGAGGGAGAAGACCTCCAGCGCCACGAACATGGTCAGCAGGTCGTTGGCGGCCGGGAAGAGCAGCATGCCGCCGACCGCGAACAGGGTGAGCGGGTAGACCTCGGTGGCGGCGAAGCCCGCCTTGGTGGCCAGTTGCTCCTGCTCGCCGCCGGGGGTGGCGGCGGCCTGGGCGGTGAACGGGTCCTGCGGCACGCCCTCGATCTTCGGGTCGAGGCCGCGCTCGGCGTAGGTGAGCACGGCGAGCACCGCCGCCAGGATGATCACGCCCTGCAGGAACAGCGCGGGCCCGTCCAGCGCCACCGAACCCATCGCCAGCAGCCCGCTCTTGGTGGTGCCGTAGCCCTGGATCGCCAGCACCAGCACGGCGACGAAGGCGCCCGCCAGGCCGAGCAGCGCCACGCCCACCTGCGCCTGGTAGCGCAGCCGCCGGGGAAGGAACGCCTCCAGCAGGATGCCCACCACGGCGGTGCCGAAGACGACCAGCATCGGGGAGAGCTGGCCGTACTCGATCTGCGGCGCCGGAATGCTGGGGGTGTTGCCGCTTGCGGCCAGAGTCATGAGGCTCACTTGGTCACACCTCCAGGGGTGGCGGCCATCGGGTGGGCCGGAGCCGGGTCGGTCCGGTGGACCTGGGTGAGGGTGTCGGCGACCGCCGGGTTCACCAGGTCGGTGAGCGGCTTGGGGTAGACCCCGAGCGCGATGGTCAGCGCGATCAGCGGTGCGGCGACCAGGAGTTCACGCGCCTTCAGGTCCGGCATGCCGCTGACGCCCGCCTTGACCGGGCCGGTCATGGTGCGCTGGTAGAGCACCAGCACGTAGAGCGCGGCGAGCACGATGCCCAGGGTGGCGATGATGCCGAGCGCCGGGTAGCGGGTGAAGGTGCCGACCAGCACCAGGAACTCGCTGACGAACGGGGCGAGTCCGGGCAGCGAGAGGGTGGCCAGGCCGCCGATCAGGAAGGTGCCGGCCAGCACCGGGGCCACCTTCTGCACCCCGCCGTAGTCGGCGATCAGCCGGGAGCCGCGCCGCGAGATCAGGAAGCCCGCGATCAGCATCAGCAGCGCCGTGGAGATCCCGTGGTTGACCATGTAGAGGGTGGCGCCGCTCTGGCCCTGAGTGGTCATCGCGAAGATGCCCATGATGATGAAGCCGAAGTGGGAGATCGAGGCGTAGGCGACCAGCCGCTTGATGTCCTTCTGGCCCACCGCGAGCAGTGCGCCGTAGATGATGCCGATCACCGCCAGCACCAGGATCGCGGGGGCGAAGAACTTCGAGGCGTTCGGGAACAGGCCCAGGCAGAACCGCAGCATCGCGAAGGTGCCGACCTTGTCGACCACCGCGGTGATCAGCACGGCGGTTCCGGCGGTGGACTCGCCCATCGCGTTCGGCAGCCAGGTGTGCAGCGGCCAGAGCGGGGCCTTCACCGCGAACGCGAAGAAGAAGCCGAGGAAGAGCGCCTTCTCCGCGCTGGAGTCGATCACCAGCTTGCCGTCGGCGATCGACTTGGTGAGCGCCTGAAGGTCGAAGGTGCCCTGGTTCTGGTTGCGGGCGATGACGTAGAGGCCGATCACCGCGGCCAGCATCACCAGGCCGCCGAGCAGGTTGTAGAGCAGGAACTTGACGGCTGCGTAGGAGCGCTGCCGGGCCTGCTCGGGCCCGCCGGCCCGGTCGCCGAAGCCGCCGATCAGGAAGTACATCGGAATCAGCATGGCTTCGAAGAAGACGTAGAACAGGAAGATGTCAGTGGCCAGGAAGGAGACCAGCACCATCGCCTCGACGGCCAGGATCAGCGCGAAGAAGCCCTGGGTGCGCCTGCGCCCCTCAAAAGTGTTGCCGTCGAACGTTCCGTCGGGTGACGGAGCCGGGTCCGCGTCGTGCCAGGAGGCCAGCATCACCAGCGGCACCAGCACCGCGGTGAGCAGCACCAGCGCCGCGCCGATCCCGTCCACGCCGAACGAGAAGTCGATCCCGAAGGTCCGGATCCAGCTGTAGGACTCGGTGAGTTGGTAGCGCGGGCCGCCCGGGTGGAACCTGGCGGCGATGACGGCGGCCAGCACCAGGGTGGCGGCCGAGAAACCGAGTGCCGTCATCCTGCTGGTCCGCCGCCGGGCCTCGCTGGTCCCGGCCGGCAGCGCGGCGGTGACGATCGCCCCGGCGGCCGGGACGGCGCAGGTGGCGGTGAGCAGAACACTCATGCGGCCACCTCGCTTCGCTCGGCGGGCGCAGAGCGCAACACGCACCTTTTGATGATGACCTCTCCCCCAGCCTCCGGCCGGGGGGACCCCCAACGCTCGCTCATGCCAGAGCCTCCTGACGCGCAGTCAATTTCTTCATACCGACCTCATCAGGAGAGTCGTGGCGACCAGCACCAGCGTGCCGCCGAACATGGAGAGGGCGTAGGAGCGGACGTAGCCGTTCTGCACCCGGCGCACCCGGCTGGACAGGCCCCCGATGGTGGCGGACACCCCGTTGACCGCTCCGTCCACGCCCTTGGCGTCGAAGTAGACCAGCGCGGCGGTGAGCGCCGAGCCGGGCCGGACCAGCAGGGCGTGGTTGATCTCGTCCTGCAGCAGGTCGCGGCGGGCGGCCCGGGTGAGCACCGAGCCGACCGGCGGGGTGACCGGCACCGCGCTGCGCCCGTACACCAGGTAGGAGGCGCCGACGCCGGCCACCATGCAGGCGGCGGTGATCAGGGTGACCGTGATCGACGACAGCGGGGAGTTGCCCTCGCTGTGCCCGGTGACCGGGGTCAGCCAGTTGACGAAGGCGTCGTTGATGCTGAACAGCCCGCCGGCCAGCACCGAGCCGACGGCCAGCACGATCATCGGCAGCGTCATGATCTTCGGCGACTCGTGCGGGTGCGGCAACTCGCCGTTCTCGTCGGGCTGCCAGCGCTGCTTGCCGAAGAAGGTCATCAGCATCACGCGGGTCATGTAGAACGCGGTGACCGCGGCGCCGACCAGGGTGACCGTGCCGAGGATCCAGCCCTCGGTGCCGCCCTGGGAGAAGGCCGCCTCGATGATCTTGTCCTTGGAGAAGAAGCCGGAGAGTCCGGGGAAGCCGATGATCGCCAGGTAGCCGAGGCCGAAGGTGACGAAGGTGATCGGCAGGTACTTGCGCAGCCCGCCGTAGTGACGCATGTTCACCTCGTCGTTCATGCCGTGCATCACCGAACCGGCGCCGAGGAACAGCCCGGCCTTGAAGAAGCCGTGGGTGACCAGGTGCATGATGGCGAAGACGTAGCCGATCGGGCCGAGCCCGGCGGCCAGCACCATGTAGCCGATCTGCGACATGGTCGAGCCGGCCAGCGCCTTCTTGATGTCGTCCTTGGCGCACCCGACGATCGCACCGTAGAGCAGCGTGACCGCGCCGACGCAGACCACCGCGAGGCGGGCGTCCGGCGCCCGGTTGAAGATGGCGCTGGAGCGGGTGATCAGGTAGACGCCGGCGGTCACCATGGTGGCCGCGTGGATCAGCGCGGAGACCGGGGTCGGGCCCTCCATGGCGTCCCCGAGCCAGCTCTGCAGTGGCACCTGGGCCGACTTGCCGCAGGCCGCCAGCAGGAGCAGCAGGCCGATCGCGGTGAGCCCGCCCCGGCTCTCCTGCGGGGCGGCGGCGAAGACCTGGCTGAAGGAGAAGCTGCCGAACTGAGTGAACATCAGCATGATCGCGATGGAGAGTCCGACATCGCCGACCCGGTTGACGATGAACGCCTTCTTGGCCGCGGTGGCCGCGCTCACCTTGTGCTGCCAGAAGCCGATCAGCAGGTACGAGGCGAGCCCGACGCCCTCCCAACCGACGTACAGCAGCAGGTAGTTGTCGGCCAGCACGAGCAGCAGCATGGCCGCCAGGAAGAGGTTGAGGTACCCGAAGAAGCGCCGCCGCCGCTCGTCATGGGCCATGTAGCCCACCGAGTAGAGGTGGATCAGGGTGCCGACCCCGGTGATCAGCAGCACGAAGGTGATGGACAGCTGGTCCAGTTGGAAGGCGGCGTCGGCCTGGAAGCTGCCCACCGAGATCCAGCTGAACACCTTGACGTCGACGGCCCGTTGACTGACGGGCCGGCCGAGCATGTCGAAGAAGAGGACCAGCCCGAAGACGAAGGAGACGGCGGAGGCCAGCAGGCCGAGCCAGTGGCCGGACCGGTCGAGCCGGCGGCCGCCGAGCAGCAGCAGGGCAGCACCGGCCAGCGGCGCTGCGATCAGCAGCGGGATGAGTGAGTTCACCTGGGGCCCCTACAGCTTCATCAGGTTGCTGTCGTCGACCGAAGCCGAGTGCCTGGTACGGAAGATGCTGACGATGATGGCCAGGCCCACGACGACCTCGGCCGCGGCCACCACCATGGTGAAGAAGGCCATGATCTGGCCGTCCAGGTTGCCGTGCAGCCGGGAGAAGGTGACCAGGGCCAGGTTGGACGCGTTGAGCATCAGCTCGACGCACATGAACAGCACGATGGCATTGCGCCGGATCAGCACCCCCGCGGCCCCGATGGTGAACAACAGGGCGGCGAGGTACAGGTAGTTGACGGGATTCACTCCGCCTCCTCGGACGTCGGCTCGTTGTTCGGCACGGTTTCCAGCGCGGCCCGCTGCGACGGCGGCGCGCTCGGGCTCGGCCGCTCGGAGGAGGGCCGGCCCAGCCAGTCGGCGCTGCTGTTCTCCAGCTCGGCCATCCGGCGCAGCATGTCCTGGCTGACGTCGCGGATCTGGCCGCGCTCGCGCAGGGTGCTCATCACCGAGTCCTCGGCGATCGAGCCGTCGGGCAGCAGGCCGGCGATGTCCACCGCGTTGTGCCGGGCGTAGACGCCGGGCGCCGGCAGCGGGGTGACCTGCTTGTTCTCCCTGACCCGCTCGGCGGCCAGCTCGCGCTGGGTCTTCGGCGGCTTCACGTGCTCGCGGTGGGTCAGCACCATGGCGCCGATCGCCGCGGTGATCAGCAGCGCGCCGGTGACCTCGAAGGCCCAGACGTACTTGGTGAAGATCAGCCGGGCCAGGCCCTGCACATTGCCCTCGGCGTTGGCCTCGGCCAGGCCGGTGAAGTGGCTGAGCCTGGCATTGGCGATGCCGGCGATCAGCAGCACCCCGAAGCCGAGCCCGCAGAGCACGGCGGCGATCCGCTGGCCCTTGAGGGTCTCCTTCAGGCTGTCGGCGCTGGAGACGCCGACCAGCATCACCACGAAGAGGAAGAGCATCATGATCGCGCCGGTGTAGACGACGATCTGCACCACACCCAGGAAGACCGCGCCCTGGGCCAGGTAGCAGACGGCCAGCGCCAGCATGGTGGCGGCCAGGCAGAGGGCGCTGTGCACGGCCTTGCGCATGGTCACCATGCCCAGCGCGCCGCCGACGGCGATCACCGCCAGCACCCAGAACTGGACCGCCTCGCCGGTTGAGGTCATGAGGTCACCCCGCGCTCGTGCGTCTGCTGGTCCCGCTCCTGACGGGTCGTTCCGGGCGCGGCCTCGTGGACCTCGCCCCGGTAGTAGGCACCCTCGTCGGTGCCGGGGTACATGGCGTGCGGCGGCGCCACCATGCCCTCGGTGAGGCCGGCCAGCAGCTGCTCCTTGGTGAAGATCAGGTCCTTGCGCGAGGAGTCGGCCAGCTCGTACTCGTTGGTCATGGTGAGCGCCCGGGTCGGGCAAGCCTCGATGCACAGGCCGCAGAGGATGCAGCGGGCGTAGTTGATCTGGTAGACCGCGCCGTACCGCTCACCCGGGGAGTACCGCTCCTCCTCGGTGTTGTCGGCGCCCTCCACGTAGATCGCGTCGGCGGGGCAGGCCCAGGCGCACAGCTCGCAGCCGATGCACTTCTCCAGGCCGTCCGGGTGCCGGTTGAGCTGGTGGCGGCCGTGGAATCGGGGGGCGGTGGGCTTCTTCTGCTCGGGGTACTGCTCGGTCAGCCGCTTCTTGAACATGGCCGTGAAGGTCACGCCGAAGCCTGCGGCCGGTCCCAGCAGCGACGGCTTGTCCTTGTCGGGTTCGGGCATCTCGGTTCAGCTCCCTTCGGACTGGTTGGCGCCGTTGAGCGCGTCCTGCAGTGGTTCGGCCGGCGGCTGCACCTGCGGCACCCGGCTGCGCCGGCGCGGCACGGGCGGCAACTGCTGGCCCGGCAGCGGCGGCACCGGGTAGCCGCCCGCCATCGGGTCGAATTCGGCGGGCGGCTCGAACTTCTGGACCTGCTCCTTGCGGCGCAGGACGTCCCAGACCAGCGAGAGCAGCAGCACCGCGCAGACCGGCGCGCCCACGTAGAGCACCACCGAGCCGAACTGCTGGCCCTGGTTGCGCAGCGCCCGGACGGCGGCCACCATCACCAGCCAGACCAGCGAGACCGGGATCAGCACCTTCCAGCCGAGCTTCATGAACTGGTCGTAGCGGAACCGGGGAAGCGTGCCGCGCAGCCAGATGAAGAAGAACAGCAGCAACTGGATCTTCAGCACGATCCACAGCATCGGCCACCAGCCGTGGTTGGCGCCGGTCCAGAACGCGGTGATCGGCCAGGGGGCCCGCCAGCCGCCCAGGAAGAGGGTGGAGGCGACCGCCGAGACGGTGACCATGTTGACGTACTCGGCGAGCATGAACATCGCGAACTTCAGTGAGCTGTACTCGGTGTTGAAGCCGCCGACCAGCTCGCCCTCGGCCTCCGGAAGGTCGAACGGCGCCCGGTTGGTCTCCCCGACCATCGAGATGATGTAGACGATGAAGGAGACCGGGAGCAGCACCGCGAACCAGGTCGGCTGCTGTGAACTGACGATCTGCGAGGTGGACATCGAGCCGGAGTAGATGAACACCGCGGCGAACGAGAGGCCCATGGCGATCTCGTAGGAGATCATCTGCGCCGACGAGCGCAGGCCGCCGAGCAGCGGGTAGGTGGAGCCGGAGGACCAGCCGGCCAGCACGATGCCGTAGATCCCGATCGAGGCGGTGGCCAGGATGTAGAGCAGCGCCACCGGCAGGTCGGTGAGCTGCATCGGGGTCCGGTGGCCGAAGATCGAGATCTCGTTGTCGGCCGGGCCGAACGGGATCACCGCGAAGGCCATGAAGGCCGGGATCGCGCAGACGATCGGCGCCAGGATGTAGACGGCCTTGTCGGCCTTGGAGACCACCAGGTCTTCCTTGAGCGCCAGCTTCACACCGTCGGCCAGCGACTGCAGCAGCCCCCACGGGCCGTGCCGGTTGGGGCCGATCCGCAGCTGCATCCAGGCGACGACCTTGCGCTCCCAGACGATCGCGATCAGCACCGTGACCAGCAGGAAGGCGAAGCAGAACACCGCCTTCAGCAGGACCAGCCACCACGGGTCGCGGCCGAAGTAGCTCAGCGTCTCGTAGCTGCCCGCGGCGGTCATTGTCCAGGTGGGCATTACTCCCCCTCCCCTGCCGGGGCGATGGTCACCAGGTGGCCGACGGTGGTGCCGAGCGCGCGGTAGGCGCCGGGGTCGGTGGAGTTCAGCGGCAGCCACACCGTGCGGTCCGGCTGCTCGGGATCGATGTCCAGCGGCAGCAGCAGCGAGCCGCTCGGTCCGGTGATCCGCAGTCGCCCCCCACTCGCCCCGATCTCCGCGGCGGTGCTGGGCGACAGCCGGGCGGCCGCGCGGTGCCGGGTGCCGGCCAGGTGCTCGTCGCCCTGCTGCAGGCTGCCGTTGTCCAGCAGCAGCCGCCAACCCGCCAGCACCGCCTGCCCGGTGGCCGGGCGGGGCAGCGGCATCGGGTGGCCGACCGGGGCCGCCGGACGGTCGCCGGTCCACGGGGTGAGCTCGTCCAGCTCGCGGCGGGCCGCCCGGATGTCCGGGAGCCCGAGCCGGTGCCCGATGGCATCCGCCAGCATGTTCAGCACCCGGACGTCCGAGCCCAGTTGACGGACCATCAACTGGTCGGGCTTGAGCGCCGGCTCGAAGAGCCGCACCCGGCCCTCCCAGTCCAGGAAGGTGCCGGCCTTCTCGGCGACGGCCGCCACCGGCAGCACCACGTCCGCCTGTTCGGTGACGGCCGAGGGGCGCAGCTCCAGCGACACCACGAAGCCGACCTGGGCCAGCGCCTCGTCGGCCAGCTGCGGGTCCGCCAGGTCGTCGGGGTCGAGTCCGCCGACCACCAGGGCGTCCAGGTCGCCGGCCACGGCGGCGGCCAGGATCTGCCCGGTGTCGCGGCCGAGGCGGGCCGGCAGCTCGGGCACGCCCCAGACGGCGGCCACCT
Protein-coding regions in this window:
- a CDS encoding polyprenyl synthetase family protein — encoded protein: MTVVGGLFGLGVEDRDLTRDVRAGMEAVEAALAEAVKSDISFITVTASHLIEAGGKRFRPLLVMLAAQFGNPSAPGVVPAAVVVELTHLATLYHDDVMDEAPVRRGAPSANARWDNSVAILTGDFLFSRASQVLADLGPEAVRIQADAFERLVTGQILETAGPQPGSDPLGHYLDVIAGKTGALMAVSGRFGAMMAGAEPWMVELLTEYGEKMGLAFQLADDVLDIASDGHESGKTPGTDLREGVPTLPVLLLDSMPLDQSDPEDARLRELLQLDLTDDQRHAEALRLLRRHPALEHARRETLRYAEEARALLDPLPDCPAKAALQGLCDAVAIRTM
- the nuoN gene encoding NADH-quinone oxidoreductase subunit NuoN, encoding MTLAASGNTPSIPAPQIEYGQLSPMLVVFGTAVVGILLEAFLPRRLRYQAQVGVALLGLAGAFVAVLVLAIQGYGTTKSGLLAMGSVALDGPALFLQGVIILAAVLAVLTYAERGLDPKIEGVPQDPFTAQAAATPGGEQEQLATKAGFAATEVYPLTLFAVGGMLLFPAANDLLTMFVALEVFSLPLYLLCALARRRRLLSQEAAVKYFLLGSFSSAFFLFGSALLYGYSGSFRLPEIADAISGTAPVTPALAITTQSDALLLIGLAMLAVGLLFKVGAVPFHAWTPDVYQGAPTPVTGFMAAATKVAAFGALLRIFYVAFPGLRWDWRPVMWGVAILTMVAGAVLAVTQQDVKRLLAYSSIAHAGFLLTGVIATNRQGVGAVLFYLLAYSLVTLGAFAAVTLVRDSRGEATHLSSWAGLGRRSPLLAAVFALFLLSFAGIPLTAGFTGKFAVFQAAAAGGATPLVIVGVLSSAVAAFFYIRVIVLMFFSDPQPNGPAVVIPSTATATVISVAVAATLVLGLAPQYFLDLASKASTFVR
- a CDS encoding NADH-quinone oxidoreductase subunit M; the protein is MSVLLTATCAVPAAGAIVTAALPAGTSEARRRTSRMTALGFSAATLVLAAVIAARFHPGGPRYQLTESYSWIRTFGIDFSFGVDGIGAALVLLTAVLVPLVMLASWHDADPAPSPDGTFDGNTFEGRRRTQGFFALILAVEAMVLVSFLATDIFLFYVFFEAMLIPMYFLIGGFGDRAGGPEQARQRSYAAVKFLLYNLLGGLVMLAAVIGLYVIARNQNQGTFDLQALTKSIADGKLVIDSSAEKALFLGFFFAFAVKAPLWPLHTWLPNAMGESTAGTAVLITAVVDKVGTFAMLRFCLGLFPNASKFFAPAILVLAVIGIIYGALLAVGQKDIKRLVAYASISHFGFIIMGIFAMTTQGQSGATLYMVNHGISTALLMLIAGFLISRRGSRLIADYGGVQKVAPVLAGTFLIGGLATLSLPGLAPFVSEFLVLVGTFTRYPALGIIATLGIVLAALYVLVLYQRTMTGPVKAGVSGMPDLKARELLVAAPLIALTIALGVYPKPLTDLVNPAVADTLTQVHRTDPAPAHPMAATPGGVTK
- the nuoL gene encoding NADH-quinone oxidoreductase subunit L: MNSLIPLLIAAPLAGAALLLLGGRRLDRSGHWLGLLASAVSFVFGLVLFFDMLGRPVSQRAVDVKVFSWISVGSFQADAAFQLDQLSITFVLLITGVGTLIHLYSVGYMAHDERRRRFFGYLNLFLAAMLLLVLADNYLLLYVGWEGVGLASYLLIGFWQHKVSAATAAKKAFIVNRVGDVGLSIAIMLMFTQFGSFSFSQVFAAAPQESRGGLTAIGLLLLLAACGKSAQVPLQSWLGDAMEGPTPVSALIHAATMVTAGVYLITRSSAIFNRAPDARLAVVCVGAVTLLYGAIVGCAKDDIKKALAGSTMSQIGYMVLAAGLGPIGYVFAIMHLVTHGFFKAGLFLGAGSVMHGMNDEVNMRHYGGLRKYLPITFVTFGLGYLAIIGFPGLSGFFSKDKIIEAAFSQGGTEGWILGTVTLVGAAVTAFYMTRVMLMTFFGKQRWQPDENGELPHPHESPKIMTLPMIVLAVGSVLAGGLFSINDAFVNWLTPVTGHSEGNSPLSSITVTLITAACMVAGVGASYLVYGRSAVPVTPPVGSVLTRAARRDLLQDEINHALLVRPGSALTAALVYFDAKGVDGAVNGVSATIGGLSSRVRRVQNGYVRSYALSMFGGTLVLVATTLLMRSV
- the nuoK gene encoding NADH-quinone oxidoreductase subunit NuoK, with product MNPVNYLYLAALLFTIGAAGVLIRRNAIVLFMCVELMLNASNLALVTFSRLHGNLDGQIMAFFTMVVAAAEVVVGLAIIVSIFRTRHSASVDDSNLMKL
- a CDS encoding NADH-quinone oxidoreductase subunit J → MTSTGEAVQFWVLAVIAVGGALGMVTMRKAVHSALCLAATMLALAVCYLAQGAVFLGVVQIVVYTGAIMMLFLFVVMLVGVSSADSLKETLKGQRIAAVLCGLGFGVLLIAGIANARLSHFTGLAEANAEGNVQGLARLIFTKYVWAFEVTGALLITAAIGAMVLTHREHVKPPKTQRELAAERVRENKQVTPLPAPGVYARHNAVDIAGLLPDGSIAEDSVMSTLRERGQIRDVSQDMLRRMAELENSSADWLGRPSSERPSPSAPPSQRAALETVPNNEPTSEEAE
- the nuoI gene encoding NADH-quinone oxidoreductase subunit NuoI, with the translated sequence MPEPDKDKPSLLGPAAGFGVTFTAMFKKRLTEQYPEQKKPTAPRFHGRHQLNRHPDGLEKCIGCELCAWACPADAIYVEGADNTEEERYSPGERYGAVYQINYARCILCGLCIEACPTRALTMTNEYELADSSRKDLIFTKEQLLAGLTEGMVAPPHAMYPGTDEGAYYRGEVHEAAPGTTRQERDQQTHERGVTS
- the nuoH gene encoding NADH-quinone oxidoreductase subunit NuoH translates to MPTWTMTAAGSYETLSYFGRDPWWLVLLKAVFCFAFLLVTVLIAIVWERKVVAWMQLRIGPNRHGPWGLLQSLADGVKLALKEDLVVSKADKAVYILAPIVCAIPAFMAFAVIPFGPADNEISIFGHRTPMQLTDLPVALLYILATASIGIYGIVLAGWSSGSTYPLLGGLRSSAQMISYEIAMGLSFAAVFIYSGSMSTSQIVSSQQPTWFAVLLPVSFIVYIISMVGETNRAPFDLPEAEGELVGGFNTEYSSLKFAMFMLAEYVNMVTVSAVASTLFLGGWRAPWPITAFWTGANHGWWPMLWIVLKIQLLLFFFIWLRGTLPRFRYDQFMKLGWKVLIPVSLVWLVMVAAVRALRNQGQQFGSVVLYVGAPVCAVLLLSLVWDVLRRKEQVQKFEPPAEFDPMAGGYPVPPLPGQQLPPVPRRRSRVPQVQPPAEPLQDALNGANQSEGS